One Primulina huaijiensis isolate GDHJ02 chromosome 5, ASM1229523v2, whole genome shotgun sequence DNA segment encodes these proteins:
- the LOC140976888 gene encoding transcription factor bHLH30-like codes for MPVAQSLVLDGEKGEFVNSLGRVAKSNGVSEAKSMAALKNHREAERRRREKINVHLATLRGLVPCNEKMDKAALLAQVINQVKQLKKTATEASEGLHLPMDTNEVNIEKLEGSDGSFLLRTSLCCEYRPDLLSDLRKAIKILPFHLTKCEISTLGGRVKAVFLLDITKESAANSAENLELMTNSVRSTLSSILDKVSALAEYEQQLVFPQKRRRVSYLDSSCSSS; via the exons ATGCCAGTTGCGCAATCATTGGTGTTGGATGGTGAGAAGGGGGAGTTTGTGAATTCTTTAGGGAGAGTGGCGAAGAGTAATGGAGTTTCTGAGGCAAAATCTATGGCTGCTTTAAAGAACCATAGAGAAGCAGAGAGGAGGAGGAGAGAAAAAATCAACGTGCATCTGGCAACCCTTCGAGGTCTGGTACCTTGCAATGAAAAG ATGGATAAAGCCGCTCTACTAGCTCAAGTAATCAACCAAGTGAAACAGTTGAAGAAAACTGCAACAGAAGCCAGCGAAGGCTTACACCTACCAATGGACACGAATGAAGTAAACATTGAGAAACTTGAGGGAAGTGACGGTTCATTCTTGCTGAGAACTTCTCTTTGCTGTGAGTACAGGCCTGATCTCCTGTCTGATTTAAGAAAGGCTATCAAGATTCTTCCTTTCCATTTAACAAAATGTGAGATTTCAACCTTGGGAGGCCGTGTAAAGGCCGTATTCTTGCTCGATATTACCAAAGAAAGTGCTGCCAACAGTGCTGAAAATCTAGAACTCATGACGAATTCAGTTCGTTCAACTTTGAGTAGCATTCTTGACAAGGTCTCAGCCTTGGCAGAATACGAGCAACAGTTGGTATTTCCTCAGAAGAGGCGAAGGGTTTCTTACTTGGATTCTTCGTGCTCTTCTTCATGA
- the LOC140977720 gene encoding uncharacterized protein, with translation MKSAIRCCISCILPCGALDVIRIVHANGRVEELGTVVKAAEILKLHPRHILKKPTSKLDNQGTCPRIVVVPPDSLLKRGKIYFLIPLPPSPEKNRPKMKKKESHHENGEGAIPMRNSRVSDRHLTEILSENVSDDRDRRRGRRVGVWRPHLQSISELPAEANSFMRSN, from the coding sequence ATGAAAAGCGCCATCAGATGCTGCATATCCTGCATTCTTCCATGCGGAGCACTCGACGTAATTCGGATAGTTCACGCCAACGGCCGCGTCGAAGAGCTCGGCACCGTCGTGAAAGCTGCGGAGATACTGAAACTCCACCCCCGGCACATCCTGAAGAAGCCCACCTCCAAATTGGATAATCAAGGCACGTGCCCCAGGATCGTAGTCGTTCCACCGGACTCACTACTTAAACGGGGTAAGATTTATTTTCTCATTCCTCTACCTCCGTCGCCGGAGAAAAATCGAccgaagatgaagaagaaagagTCTCATCACGAAAACGGCGAGGGTGCGATCCCGATGAGAAATTCACGCGTCTCTGATCGGCACTTGACTGAGATTTTATCGGAAAATGTTTCCGATGATAGGGATAGGCGGCGAGGGCGGCGCGTCGGCGTGTGGAGACCTCATTTACAGAGCATTTCGGAGCTGCCGGCTGAAGCAAATTCATTCATGCGCAGTAAttaa
- the LOC140976891 gene encoding peroxisome biogenesis protein 7-like: MPVFKTPFNGYSVKFSPFYENQLAVATSQNFGILGNGRLHILQLGPIITERIAFDTSDGVYDICWSESHDSVIVAAIADGSLKIYDLSLPPTANPIRSLHEHARECHGVDFNTVRKDSFLSASWDDTVKLWTVDRPASVRTFKEHAYCVYSVAWNPRHADVFASASGDCTARIWDVREPGSTMILPAHEFEILSCDWNKYDDCIIATASVDKSIKVWDVRNYRVPVAVLNGHGYAVRKVKFSPHRGSLIASCSYDMTIRLWDYMVEDALIGSHDHHTEFAVGVDMSVLVEGLLASTGWDELVYVWQHGTDPRAS, translated from the exons ATGCCGGTCTTCAAGACCCCTTTCAACGGATATTCCGTCAAATTCAGCCCTTTCTACGAGAACCAGCTCGCCGTCGCCACATCCCAAAATTTCGGCATCTTAGGCAACGGCCGCCTCCATATCCTCCAACTCGGACCTATCATTACAGAACGTATCGCGTTCGACACTTCCGATGGCGTCTACGACATCTGCTGGTCTGAATCCCACGACTCCGTCATCGTCGCAGCGATCGCCGACGGGAGCCTCAAGATTTATGACTTGTCCTTGCCGCCAACTGCGAACCCTATTCGCTCGCTCCACGAGCACGCGCGCGAGTGTCACGGCGTGGATTTCAACACCGTTCGTAAAGACTCGTTTTTGAGCGCTTCATGGGATGACACGGTGAAGCTGTGGACCGTGGATAGGCCGGCGAGCGTGAGGACTTTCAAGGAGCACGCTTATTGTGTGTACTCCGTTGCTTGGAATCCTAGGCATGCCGATGTCTTCGCTTCCGCTTCCGGGGATTGTACGGCTCGCATTTGGGATGTTCGAGAGCCAG gttcTACCATGATTCTTCCTGcgcatgaatttgaaatcctgTCCTGTGATTGGAACAAGTATGACGACTGCATAATCGCCACTGCCTCGgtggataaatcaataaaagtGTGGGATGTTAGGAATTACCGAGTACCCGTGGCTGTGCTTAATGGTCACGGTTATGCAGTGAGGAAGGTGAAGTTTTCACCACACAGAGGAAGTTTGATAGCATCATGCTCGTATGATATGACAATACGTTTATGGGattatatggttgaggatgctctTATTGGGAGTCATGATCACCATACGGAGTTTGCTGTTGGTGTCGATATGAGTGTGCTTGTCGAAGGGCTTCTGGCCAGCACCGGGTGGGACGAGCTCGTTTACGTTTGGCAACATGGAACAGATCCCAGAGCATCGTGA
- the LOC140976889 gene encoding trihelix transcription factor ENAP1-like — MGDLTESSTLQTPPSRQLPFREDCWSEEATWTLVDAWGRRYLELNRGNLRQKDWQEVADAVNARHGHTKKTRRTDVQCKNRIDTLKKMYKIEKTKISESNGTLTSSWPFYSRLEYLVGSNSHKHQNDKATALAVVPFGASQYTPPTSLPSPPMAVPLTYRKSPSSAMVTPVILPQKRPMPSPPVDELYFKRNYSVMAAAAAAAGEDDGESEGAEAEGSEERGAEVEDDGEDGMGRLAKAIERFGEIYEKVEGMKQRQMVELEKQRMQFAKDLEVQRMQLFMDTQVQLEKIKRDKRSGSADDLYS, encoded by the exons ATGGGCGATCTAACGGAATCGTCAACCCTCCAGACGCCGCCGTCGAGGCAACTGCCGTTCCGGGAGGATTGCTGGTCAGAGGAGGCTACTTGGACTCTGGTTGACGCTTGGGGCCGCCGTTACCTGGAACTCAACCGTGGGAATCTCCGTCAGAAGGATTGGCAAGAGGTGGCTGATGCCGTCAATGCTCGTCACGGTCATACGAAGAAGACTCGTCGCACAGATGTTCAGTGCAAGAACCGGATCGATACACTGAAGAAGATGTATAAGATCGAGAAGACTAAGATCTCTGAATCTAATGGTACGTTGACATCGTCGTGGCCGTTTTACTCTCGTCTCGAGTATTTGGTTGGATCTAATTCTCATAAGCATCAGAATGATAAAGCCACGGCTTTGGCGGTGGTGCCGTTTGGGGCGTCTCAGTATACGCCGCCTACATCCCTGCCATCACCGCCGATGGCCGTTCCGTTGACGTACCGAAAATCACCTTCCTCAGCGATGGTTACTCCGGTGATTTTGCCTCAGAAACGTCCGATGCCGTCGCCACCTGTGGACGAGTTGTATTTTAAGAGGAATTATTCTGTAATGGCTGCTGCTGCGGCTGCAGCGGGTGAAGATGATGGCGAATCAGAAGGGGCTGAAGCGGAGGGGAGCGAGGAAAGGGGTGCGGAGGTGGAAGATGATGGGGAGGATGGGATGGGGAGGTTGGCGAAGGCGATTGAGAGGTTTGGTGAGATTTATGAGAAGGTGGAGGGCATGAAGCAGAGACAGATGGTTGAGTTGGAGAAGCAGAGGATGCAGTTTGCCAAAGATTTGGAGGTTCAGAGGATGCAATTGTTTATGGATACTCAGGTTCAGCTAGAGAAGATCAAGCGGGACAAGAGATCTGGATCTGCTGATG ATCTTTATAGCTAG